Proteins encoded in a region of the uncultured Erythrobacter sp. genome:
- a CDS encoding endonuclease domain-containing protein: MPNWQPRNTKRARSLRREATPAERALWEHLSRSQLGAKFSRQMPVGPYFADFLCRELKLLIELDGHSHDVAPERDVTRDQWMAENGYTVMRFTNAEAKDNIEGVVQAISAKIEDLRKT, from the coding sequence ATGCCCAACTGGCAACCCAGAAACACCAAACGCGCCCGCTCGCTACGCCGCGAAGCCACACCAGCAGAACGCGCGCTCTGGGAACACCTCTCCCGCAGCCAGCTCGGCGCAAAGTTCAGCCGCCAGATGCCGGTCGGCCCATACTTCGCCGACTTCCTCTGCCGGGAGTTGAAACTGCTGATCGAACTCGACGGCCACAGCCATGATGTCGCGCCGGAACGGGATGTTACGCGAGATCAGTGGATGGCAGAGAATGGCTACACTGTAATGCGTTTCACCAACGCCGAGGCGAAGGACAACATCGAGGGCGTAGTCCAAGCAATCAGCGCCAAAATCGAAGATTTGCGCAAAACCTAA
- a CDS encoding TraB/GumN family protein — protein MVVRLTLTFAVLAGLTVPLSAQEPPAPNSIVVTAQRSGAPMWTIDTPTGTVILVGEIRAVPKSTPWQPDRLKEATAEAQRVIIRARPKFSPGDVLRLIFRGGSFTKLPEKNVAADYLDEAQRARLAALETEYDQDYDRGSFLMTSFDLLARRLDFDDSTTKDATEVVRKAADKVDVPIDRPERFRGEDLLDNLAEAEPASHIPCLEAAMTATEAGQEIIAQRGDDWRKFDVPAVMANPLEIALGQCWPWADAEVGEEIRDQWTDKIAGAAGSEGVTLAVVPLRVLAEKDGVLDQLEAREFLISGPEWRTPPQ, from the coding sequence ATGGTTGTTCGCTTGACTCTTACGTTCGCTGTGCTCGCTGGGCTGACCGTTCCACTATCCGCCCAAGAACCACCCGCCCCCAACTCCATCGTCGTCACCGCGCAGCGCTCAGGCGCGCCGATGTGGACTATCGATACGCCGACCGGCACTGTCATCCTTGTCGGTGAAATCCGCGCGGTGCCCAAATCGACACCGTGGCAGCCCGACCGGCTCAAGGAAGCCACCGCAGAGGCGCAGCGAGTTATCATCCGCGCGCGGCCCAAGTTTTCTCCCGGTGATGTGCTGCGGCTGATCTTTCGCGGGGGGAGCTTTACCAAGCTGCCCGAGAAGAACGTCGCCGCAGATTATCTTGATGAGGCTCAACGCGCGCGTCTTGCCGCGCTCGAAACGGAATACGATCAGGATTACGATCGAGGCTCGTTCCTGATGACGAGCTTCGATCTGCTCGCGCGGCGGCTCGATTTCGACGACTCGACGACCAAGGATGCGACCGAGGTGGTGCGCAAAGCCGCCGACAAAGTCGATGTCCCGATCGACCGGCCAGAGCGGTTTCGCGGCGAAGACCTGCTCGACAATCTCGCTGAGGCCGAACCGGCCAGCCACATCCCCTGTCTCGAGGCGGCGATGACCGCGACCGAAGCGGGGCAGGAGATCATCGCGCAGCGCGGCGACGATTGGCGAAAGTTCGATGTGCCAGCCGTCATGGCCAACCCGCTTGAGATCGCGCTCGGACAATGTTGGCCGTGGGCGGATGCGGAAGTAGGTGAGGAAATCCGCGACCAATGGACCGACAAGATTGCTGGCGCAGCAGGCAGTGAAGGCGTGACCCTGGCGGTGGTGCCGCTGCGCGTGCTGGCCGAGAAGGACGGCGTGCTGGACCAGCTCGAAGCGCGCGAGTTTTTGATCAGCGGGCCGGAATGGCGCACGCCGCCGCAATAG
- a CDS encoding alpha/beta fold hydrolase, translated as MPTITTPNTGIELFYDDHGDQDREPILLVMGLGAQMLLWPDEFVDQLVGHGYRVIRYDNRDIGLSQKMEGTRAPGFKMQVLRKLIGFPARVPYTLADMAADGAGLLAALEIERAHVVGASMGGMIAQLMAVNHPERLHSLTSIMSTTGNPKLPQADRPAIKALTAPLVSMDEAALVAHGINVQQTIGSPGFPADPERRQARVTAMVQRSVYPPGLPRQMAAIIDDGDRSARLRNVKAPTLVLHGEDDPLVKLDGGKETARHIPGAKLVTIPGWGHDLPVELIDRLAGEIADHAKGATAREAEAA; from the coding sequence ATGCCAACAATCACCACGCCGAACACCGGGATCGAACTGTTCTACGACGATCACGGCGATCAAGACCGTGAGCCGATCCTGCTGGTAATGGGGCTGGGTGCGCAGATGCTGCTGTGGCCCGATGAGTTTGTCGACCAGTTGGTTGGCCACGGCTACCGTGTGATCCGATATGACAATCGCGACATCGGCCTGAGCCAGAAGATGGAAGGCACGAGGGCTCCCGGCTTCAAGATGCAGGTGCTGCGCAAACTGATCGGCTTTCCCGCACGCGTCCCTTACACTTTGGCCGATATGGCCGCCGATGGCGCGGGCTTGCTTGCAGCGCTGGAGATCGAACGCGCGCATGTCGTTGGCGCTTCGATGGGCGGGATGATCGCGCAGCTAATGGCGGTGAACCATCCCGAGCGGCTGCATTCGCTTACTTCGATCATGTCGACCACAGGCAATCCCAAACTTCCGCAGGCGGACAGGCCCGCGATCAAAGCTCTTACGGCGCCGCTGGTCTCCATGGACGAAGCGGCCCTCGTTGCGCACGGGATCAATGTTCAGCAGACAATTGGCAGCCCCGGCTTCCCTGCCGATCCCGAGCGGCGCCAAGCGCGAGTGACCGCAATGGTCCAGCGCAGCGTCTACCCGCCAGGTCTCCCCCGCCAAATGGCCGCGATCATCGATGATGGCGATCGCAGCGCACGTTTGCGGAACGTGAAAGCTCCAACGCTGGTGCTGCATGGTGAGGACGATCCGCTGGTGAAGCTGGATGGCGGCAAGGAAACAGCGCGGCACATTCCCGGCGCAAAGCTGGTGACTATTCCCGGCTGGGGTCACGATCTGCCAGTGGAACTGATCGACCGACTTGCGGGCGAGATCGCCGACCATGCCAAGGGTGCCACGGCGAGGGAGGCCGAAGCGGCCTAA
- the nrtS gene encoding nitrate/nitrite transporter NrtS, whose amino-acid sequence MNRKAMRQCVDGPVLRRSLAVSIVVGTVLVAINQGDVILSGATPNIWKVVLTYIVPFCVATYGAYSACVAHSMMAD is encoded by the coding sequence ATGAACCGGAAAGCAATGCGGCAATGCGTGGATGGACCAGTGCTGCGCAGATCATTGGCTGTGTCGATTGTGGTCGGCACGGTCTTGGTGGCGATCAATCAGGGCGACGTGATTCTGTCCGGGGCTACGCCGAACATCTGGAAAGTCGTGCTGACCTATATCGTACCATTCTGCGTCGCGACTTATGGCGCCTACAGCGCGTGCGTAGCGCATTCGATGATGGCTGACTGA
- the nadB gene encoding L-aspartate oxidase has protein sequence MNNEYDVIIIGSGAAGLTAALALAETKRVLVLAKGSLTGGSTAWAQGGIAAVLDAGDTFENHVRDTMVAGAGLNDLETVEFVIEQAPASIDRLVELGVPFNQDSGDLHLTREGGHSHRRIVHVDDATGWAVQEALLKAADANPNITTLPGRTCIDFITDRHREKFSAAGRVWGVYALNEETGRVERHVARATVLAAGGAGRVYQFSTAPRGATGDGIAMAWRAGARVSNMEMMQFHPTCLYNLEVKNFLITEAVRGEGGRLFHPETGHRFMADYDPERMELAPRDVVARAIDDQIKRFGLDYVHLDISHQPPEFVKEHFPTIHEKLSGLGIDMTTGPIPVVPAQHYTCGGVVVGLDARTDLPGLWAAGECTESGLHGANRLASNSLLECFVYGEAAASDILANWDKLGDPPAIKPWDESRVSDSDEQVVIKQNWTEIRRFMWNYVGIVRTTKRLERAQNRIALLKQEVEDYYGSFVVTTDLIELRNLLQAAELIVKSALARHESRGLHYTMDYPETSEAVQDTVLVP, from the coding sequence ATGAACAACGAATACGACGTCATTATTATCGGCTCCGGCGCTGCCGGGCTGACCGCTGCGCTGGCGCTGGCCGAGACCAAGCGTGTCCTGGTACTCGCCAAGGGATCGTTGACGGGCGGATCGACCGCCTGGGCGCAAGGCGGGATCGCCGCCGTGCTGGATGCGGGCGACACATTCGAAAACCACGTGCGCGACACGATGGTTGCAGGCGCAGGCTTGAACGACCTTGAGACGGTCGAGTTCGTGATCGAACAGGCTCCGGCGAGCATTGATCGGCTGGTCGAGCTGGGCGTGCCGTTCAATCAAGATTCGGGCGATTTGCACCTCACCCGCGAAGGCGGGCACTCGCACCGCCGGATCGTGCATGTCGACGACGCGACCGGCTGGGCGGTGCAGGAGGCGCTGCTGAAAGCTGCCGACGCCAACCCCAACATCACCACTTTGCCGGGCCGCACCTGCATCGACTTCATCACCGACCGCCACCGCGAGAAGTTCTCCGCTGCGGGCCGGGTTTGGGGCGTTTATGCGCTCAATGAGGAGACCGGCCGGGTCGAGCGGCATGTGGCGCGCGCCACTGTGCTTGCAGCGGGCGGCGCAGGGCGCGTCTACCAATTCTCAACCGCGCCGCGCGGGGCAACCGGCGATGGAATCGCGATGGCCTGGCGAGCGGGTGCGCGGGTCTCCAACATGGAGATGATGCAGTTCCACCCGACCTGCCTCTACAATCTCGAGGTCAAGAACTTCCTGATCACCGAAGCGGTGCGGGGCGAGGGCGGGCGGCTGTTCCATCCCGAGACCGGCCACCGCTTCATGGCGGATTACGATCCAGAGCGGATGGAGCTGGCCCCGCGCGATGTGGTCGCCCGCGCGATCGACGATCAGATCAAGCGTTTTGGCCTCGACTACGTGCATCTCGATATCAGTCACCAGCCGCCCGAATTTGTGAAAGAGCACTTCCCGACGATCCACGAGAAGCTCAGCGGCCTTGGTATCGACATGACCACTGGGCCGATCCCGGTCGTCCCTGCGCAGCATTACACGTGCGGCGGCGTGGTCGTGGGGCTGGATGCGCGGACTGATCTCCCTGGCCTGTGGGCGGCGGGCGAATGCACCGAAAGTGGCCTGCACGGCGCGAACCGCTTGGCCTCGAACAGCCTGCTCGAATGCTTCGTCTATGGCGAGGCGGCGGCGAGCGACATTCTGGCGAACTGGGACAAACTGGGTGATCCACCGGCGATCAAGCCATGGGATGAAAGCCGCGTCTCAGATTCGGACGAGCAGGTCGTGATCAAGCAGAACTGGACCGAAATTCGCCGCTTCATGTGGAACTATGTCGGCATTGTCCGCACCACCAAGCGGCTGGAACGCGCACAAAACCGCATCGCGCTCCTCAAGCAGGAGGTGGAGGATTACTACGGCAGCTTCGTCGTCACCACCGACCTGATCGAGCTGCGCAACCTGCTTCAGGCGGCGGAACTGATCGTGAAATCCGCGCTGGCAAGGCACGAAAGCCGCGGGCTGCACTATACGATGGATTATCCGGAAACGTCGGAGGCGGTGCAGGATACGGTGCTGGTGCCTTGA
- a CDS encoding ribonucleoside-diphosphate reductase subunit alpha encodes MEFKASDNVSAEVLTDADSGEVLGQPEENKKAVSMEKSDKGSEELIAAKAGEALAGAVAEAAKSAAIPDSKTVNARRFDVQTDDARDANLTEFGKETLTDRYLLPGESYQDLFARVADAYADDAEHAQRLYDYISNLWFMPATPVLSNGGTGRGLPISCYLNSVSDSLDGIVGTWNENVWLASKGGGIGTYWGNVRGIGEPVGLNGKTSGIIPFVRVMDSLTLAISQGSLRRGSAACYLDVSHPEIEEFLEIRKPSGDFNRKALNLHHGVLLTDDFMEAVRGGDEFELKSPKTGEVRGKVDARSLFQKLVETRLATGEPYIVFNDTVNRMMPKHHRDLGLKVSTSNLCSEITLPTGVDHLGNDRTAVCCLSSLNLEKWDEWNGDKQFIEDVMRMLDNVLQDYIDRAPDEMARAKYSAERERSVGLGVMGFHSFLQQKGLGFESAMAKAMNLKMFKHIQAKASEASMLLAQERGPCPDAAEMGAMERFSCKMAIAPTASISIICGGTSACIEPIPANIYTHKTLSGSFIVKNPYLEKLLREKSKDSNNVWNSILENGGSVQHLDFLCEEEKASFKTSFEIDQRWLLEFAADRSPYIDQAQSLNLFIPADVDKWDLMMLHFQAWEKGIKSLYYLRSKSIQRAGFAGGVEADNTAAAPEIELKAELGEQQTDYEECLSCQ; translated from the coding sequence ATGGAATTCAAAGCGAGCGATAATGTGTCTGCAGAAGTGCTAACCGACGCCGATTCGGGCGAGGTGCTGGGGCAGCCGGAAGAAAACAAGAAAGCTGTATCCATGGAAAAGAGCGACAAGGGCAGCGAAGAGCTGATCGCCGCGAAAGCAGGCGAAGCGCTGGCCGGTGCCGTGGCGGAAGCCGCCAAGTCTGCAGCCATTCCCGACAGCAAGACTGTGAATGCGCGCCGGTTCGATGTTCAGACCGATGACGCACGTGACGCCAACCTGACCGAGTTCGGCAAGGAAACGCTGACCGACCGCTATTTGCTTCCCGGTGAAAGCTATCAGGATCTGTTTGCGCGCGTCGCCGATGCCTACGCCGACGATGCCGAGCATGCTCAGCGCCTTTACGACTATATTTCGAACCTGTGGTTCATGCCTGCGACCCCGGTGCTGTCGAATGGCGGTACGGGACGGGGCCTGCCGATCAGCTGCTATCTCAACTCGGTTTCCGACAGCCTCGACGGCATCGTTGGCACCTGGAACGAGAATGTCTGGCTCGCCTCGAAGGGCGGCGGCATCGGCACCTATTGGGGCAATGTTCGCGGCATCGGTGAGCCGGTCGGCCTGAACGGCAAGACCAGCGGTATCATTCCGTTCGTGCGCGTGATGGATTCGCTGACACTGGCGATTTCGCAGGGCTCGCTGCGGCGCGGCTCGGCGGCATGTTATCTTGATGTCTCGCACCCGGAGATCGAAGAATTCCTCGAAATTCGTAAGCCATCGGGCGACTTCAACCGCAAGGCGCTGAACCTCCACCACGGCGTGCTGCTGACCGACGACTTTATGGAAGCGGTTCGGGGTGGTGACGAGTTCGAGCTGAAATCACCCAAGACCGGCGAAGTGCGCGGCAAAGTCGATGCGCGCTCGCTGTTTCAGAAGCTCGTCGAGACCCGCCTCGCGACCGGTGAGCCCTATATCGTGTTCAACGACACGGTGAACCGCATGATGCCAAAGCATCACCGCGATCTGGGCCTCAAGGTTTCGACCTCGAACCTGTGCAGCGAAATCACACTGCCAACCGGTGTCGACCACCTCGGCAACGATCGCACCGCTGTGTGCTGCCTCTCTTCGCTCAACCTTGAAAAGTGGGATGAGTGGAACGGCGACAAGCAGTTCATCGAAGACGTGATGCGCATGCTCGACAACGTCCTGCAGGATTATATCGACCGCGCACCCGACGAGATGGCGCGCGCCAAATATTCCGCCGAGCGAGAGCGTTCGGTTGGTCTGGGCGTGATGGGCTTCCACTCGTTCCTTCAGCAAAAGGGACTGGGTTTTGAAAGCGCCATGGCCAAAGCGATGAACCTGAAAATGTTCAAGCATATTCAGGCCAAGGCATCCGAAGCTTCAATGCTGCTTGCGCAAGAACGCGGGCCATGCCCGGACGCCGCCGAAATGGGCGCAATGGAGCGGTTCAGCTGCAAGATGGCAATCGCGCCAACCGCGTCGATCAGCATCATCTGCGGCGGCACGTCTGCCTGCATCGAACCGATCCCGGCGAACATCTACACGCACAAAACCCTGTCGGGCAGCTTCATCGTGAAGAACCCGTATCTGGAAAAGCTGCTGCGTGAAAAATCGAAGGATTCCAACAATGTCTGGAATTCGATCCTGGAAAATGGCGGCTCGGTCCAGCATCTCGATTTCCTTTGCGAAGAGGAAAAGGCGAGCTTCAAGACCAGCTTTGAAATCGATCAGCGCTGGCTGCTCGAATTCGCTGCCGACCGTTCGCCCTATATCGATCAGGCGCAGTCGCTGAACCTGTTCATCCCGGCGGACGTCGACAAGTGGGATCTGATGATGCTGCACTTCCAGGCATGGGAGAAAGGCATCAAGTCGCTGTATTACCTACGCTCGAAATCGATCCAGCGCGCAGGCTTTGCCGGCGGTGTCGAAGCCGACAACACGGCAGCAGCGCCCGAAATCGAGCTGAAAGCCGAACTCGGCGAGCAGCAGACCGATTACGAGGAATGCCTGAGCTGTCAGTAA
- a CDS encoding DUF5063 domain-containing protein — protein MNEHRTRIESAIHRYLSHFQPDNISSDLRDVAVSLDGLVQVYFETPDVEPLSENPTEAPGIDEAAFSRNAARFFEGDDVIWLVDSKGGHDQDPVCTFATSELAEIANDLTKVLWEFKNGAEADAIWEFRFGYQSHWGDHLHRVRHYLHGLAAW, from the coding sequence TTGAACGAGCACCGGACAAGAATTGAGTCGGCGATCCACCGCTATCTTTCGCATTTCCAGCCCGACAATATCTCCTCCGATTTGCGCGACGTTGCAGTCTCATTGGATGGTCTGGTGCAAGTCTACTTCGAAACCCCTGACGTTGAACCCTTGTCGGAGAATCCGACTGAGGCACCGGGCATTGATGAGGCTGCATTCAGTCGCAACGCCGCGCGCTTTTTTGAAGGAGACGATGTGATCTGGTTGGTCGACTCTAAGGGAGGACACGATCAAGATCCCGTGTGCACTTTCGCAACTTCCGAACTGGCTGAAATTGCCAATGACCTGACAAAAGTGCTCTGGGAGTTCAAAAATGGCGCAGAGGCTGACGCGATCTGGGAGTTTCGCTTTGGTTATCAGTCGCATTGGGGCGATCATCTGCACCGTGTGAGACATTATCTGCACGGGCTTGCTGCTTGGTAG
- a CDS encoding GGDEF domain-containing protein: protein MGAIQTISAADAAPAEPEPVSGSDASSEIALESVDRIIESAEPLRRWPDAIRSRYQETVTKRFYQEQHFLFMLGLLSCLATIAVDYLIAPSVARDGFVYRVLAVCPITLVGLYAASRRWTILTKICMTAAPSAFIAVLVVLAVNLPPENTAQYLTATPLIVGLANIVMPYTMRELVLFNAALIVTAATALVLGSPFPLVAYLDYLVLLTVVALSTLPIALRFERLRQRNFVLNLRSTMTSEKLLQANERLRALSERDPLTGLPNRRCFERVFEEMVEQRLWANTTDGKPQGRIAVLMIDLDHFKAFNDTHGHQAGDGCLRLVGHELGSLLDKAGGVAARYGGEEFVAAVYEEALGDIGRVAEEVRHRISTMLVPVGPSGKSIVTTSIGIALAPMDGEVNREDLIETADAALYNAKRAGRNRVKAIEIDSPVGACA, encoded by the coding sequence ATGGGGGCGATCCAGACAATCTCTGCGGCAGATGCGGCACCTGCCGAGCCGGAACCGGTGAGCGGGTCCGATGCATCGTCGGAGATTGCGCTCGAGAGCGTGGACCGAATCATCGAAAGCGCCGAACCGCTGCGCCGCTGGCCCGATGCGATCCGCAGTCGGTACCAGGAAACCGTCACCAAGCGATTTTACCAGGAACAGCATTTCCTGTTCATGCTGGGCCTGCTGTCGTGCCTTGCCACGATTGCCGTCGATTATCTGATTGCGCCGTCCGTCGCCCGGGACGGGTTCGTCTACCGGGTGCTGGCCGTCTGTCCGATAACTCTGGTCGGGCTGTACGCCGCGTCCCGCAGGTGGACGATCCTGACCAAGATCTGCATGACCGCCGCGCCCAGCGCCTTCATCGCGGTGCTTGTCGTGCTGGCAGTGAACCTGCCCCCGGAGAACACCGCGCAGTATCTGACGGCCACTCCGCTGATTGTGGGCCTTGCCAATATCGTGATGCCCTACACGATGCGGGAGCTGGTGCTGTTCAACGCCGCCCTGATTGTCACTGCGGCTACGGCGCTGGTCCTCGGCTCGCCATTCCCGCTCGTCGCCTATCTCGACTACCTCGTCCTGCTGACGGTTGTCGCGCTTTCGACCTTGCCGATCGCCCTTCGGTTCGAACGATTGCGGCAGCGGAATTTTGTGCTCAATTTGCGGTCGACCATGACCTCGGAAAAGCTGCTCCAGGCAAATGAGCGACTGCGCGCGCTTTCGGAGCGAGACCCGCTGACCGGCCTGCCCAATCGCCGCTGTTTCGAGCGCGTGTTCGAAGAGATGGTCGAACAGCGCCTGTGGGCGAACACCACGGACGGAAAGCCGCAAGGCCGGATCGCGGTGTTGATGATCGATCTCGATCATTTCAAGGCCTTCAACGATACCCACGGTCATCAGGCAGGCGACGGATGCTTACGACTGGTCGGACACGAACTCGGATCGCTGCTCGACAAGGCCGGAGGCGTAGCGGCGCGCTATGGCGGCGAAGAATTTGTCGCGGCTGTGTACGAGGAAGCGCTCGGCGATATCGGCCGCGTTGCCGAAGAAGTGCGACACCGGATTTCGACAATGCTCGTGCCGGTAGGCCCTTCGGGCAAGTCGATCGTCACCACATCCATCGGCATCGCTCTCGCCCCGATGGACGGCGAAGTGAACCGCGAAGACCTGATCGAAACCGCCGACGCCGCGCTATACAACGCCAAGCGCGCTGGCCGAAACCGGGTCAAAGCGATCGAAATCGACTCGCCGGTGGGCGCCTGCGCCTGA
- a CDS encoding PilZ domain-containing protein has product MRTRKTPRKSINVAGRYFTGLGDPVDVTLSDLSEGGCRFPVGSHKLTVGAPLQIYVAGSGPHRAAIRWIDDDNVGVTFATPLTPEQVEKFKASHVPDTSADATPGEFEIVPDALPQRFC; this is encoded by the coding sequence ATGCGCACACGGAAGACACCTCGCAAATCCATCAATGTCGCAGGCCGGTATTTCACCGGGCTTGGCGATCCGGTCGATGTCACGCTGAGCGACCTGTCGGAAGGCGGCTGCCGCTTTCCCGTTGGCTCGCACAAACTGACCGTTGGCGCACCGCTGCAGATCTATGTCGCCGGCTCGGGTCCACACCGGGCCGCGATCCGCTGGATCGATGATGACAATGTCGGTGTGACTTTTGCCACGCCGCTGACGCCGGAACAGGTTGAGAAATTCAAGGCGAGCCATGTGCCCGACACGTCCGCCGACGCAACGCCGGGCGAATTCGAGATCGTTCCGGACGCCCTGCCGCAACGCTTCTGCTGA
- a CDS encoding ribonucleotide-diphosphate reductase subunit beta codes for MSLLEARNTYKPFEYPWAYEFWKRQQQIHWMPEEVPLGEDCRDWAQNITEHERNLLTQIFRFFTQADVEVQDCYHDKYGRVFKPTEIKMMLAAFSNMETVHIAAYSHLLDTIGMPESEYSAFLEYEEMADKHNYMHQFSVDTDEDIARTLAMFGGFTEGLQLFASFAMLMNFPRFNKMKGMGQIVSWSVRDETLHCEGIIKMFHTFCEERDCLTKAVKEDIIDICQKTVRLEDAFIDLAFEMGPVEGMTAKDIKKYIRYIADWRLGQLNLQPIYMIDEHPLPWLSPLLNGVEHANFFEARATEYSKGATKGDWNTVWSSFDKRQKAKAPAEGEAVNDGPDMFGAVEAAE; via the coding sequence ATGTCGTTGCTCGAAGCCCGGAACACCTACAAGCCGTTCGAATACCCATGGGCTTACGAGTTCTGGAAACGCCAGCAACAGATCCACTGGATGCCCGAGGAAGTGCCCTTGGGAGAGGATTGCCGCGATTGGGCGCAGAATATCACCGAGCATGAGCGCAACCTGCTCACCCAGATCTTCCGATTCTTCACCCAGGCCGATGTCGAGGTGCAGGATTGCTATCACGACAAATATGGCCGCGTGTTCAAACCGACCGAGATCAAGATGATGCTCGCCGCCTTCTCCAATATGGAGACGGTGCATATCGCGGCCTACAGCCACCTGCTCGACACGATCGGCATGCCCGAAAGCGAATACAGCGCCTTCCTCGAATATGAGGAAATGGCCGACAAGCACAATTACATGCACCAGTTCAGCGTCGACACCGATGAGGATATCGCGCGCACGCTCGCCATGTTCGGCGGCTTCACCGAAGGGCTGCAGCTGTTCGCCAGCTTCGCGATGCTGATGAACTTCCCGCGCTTCAACAAGATGAAGGGCATGGGCCAGATCGTCAGCTGGTCGGTCCGCGATGAGACTTTGCACTGCGAAGGCATCATCAAGATGTTCCACACCTTCTGCGAAGAGCGCGACTGCCTGACCAAGGCGGTGAAGGAAGACATCATCGATATCTGCCAGAAGACCGTGCGGCTTGAAGACGCCTTCATCGATCTCGCCTTCGAAATGGGCCCGGTCGAAGGGATGACGGCCAAGGATATCAAGAAATATATCCGCTACATCGCCGACTGGCGTCTGGGTCAGCTGAATCTTCAGCCGATCTACATGATCGACGAGCACCCACTGCCATGGCTCAGCCCACTGCTGAACGGTGTCGAGCACGCCAACTTCTTTGAAGCCCGCGCGACCGAATATTCGAAGGGCGCAACCAAGGGCGACTGGAACACCGTATGGTCAAGCTTCGACAAGCGCCAGAAGGCGAAAGCGCCGGCTGAAGGCGAAGCGGTGAATGACGGGCCGGATATGTTCGGGGCTGTTGAAGCGGCGGAGTGA